From Myotis daubentonii chromosome 7, mMyoDau2.1, whole genome shotgun sequence, a single genomic window includes:
- the NEUROD1 gene encoding neurogenic differentiation factor 1 produces the protein MTKSYSESGLMGEPQPQGPPSWTDECLSSQDEEHETDKKEDDLDTMNAEEDSLRNGGEEEEEDEDLEEEEEEEEEDDDQKPKRRGPKKKKMTKARLERFKLRRMKANARERNRMHGLNAALDNLRKVVPCYSKTQKLSKIETLRLAKNYIWALSEILRSGKSPDLVSFVQTLCKGLSQPTTNLVAGCLQLNPRTFLPEQNQEMPPHLPTASASFPVHPYSYQSPGLPSPPYGTMDSSHVFHVKPPPPHAYSAALEPFFESPLTDCTSPSFDGPLSPPLSINGNFSFKHEPSAEFEKNYAFTMHYPAATLAGAQSHGSIFSGAAAPRCEIPIDNIMSFDSHSHHERVMSAQLNAIFHD, from the coding sequence ATGACCAAATCATACAGCGAGAGCGGGCTGATGGGCGAACCTCAGCCCCAGGGTCCTCCGAGCTGGACAGACGAGTGTCTTAGTTCTCAGGACGAGGAGCACGAAACAGACAAGAAGGAGGACGACCTAGACACTATGAACGCGGAAGAGGACTCACTGAGGAacgggggagaggaggaggaggaagacgaggacctggaagaggaggaagaagaggaagaggaggacgaTGATCAAAAGCCCAAGAGACGCGGccccaaaaagaagaaaatgaccaAGGCGCGCCTGGAGCGCTTTAAGCTGAGGCGCATGAAGGCCAATGCCCGGGAGCGGAACCGCATGCACGGTCTGAACGCGGCGCTGGACAACCTGCGCAAGGTGGTGCCCTGCTACTCCAAGACCCAGAAGCTCTCCAAAATCGAGACGCTGCGCTTGGCCAAGAACTACATCTGGGCTCTGTCGGAGATCCTGCGTTCCGGCAAAAGCCCGGATCTGGTCTCCTTCGTACAGACGCTCTGCAAGGGCTTATCCCAACCCACCACCAACCTGGTTGCGGGCTGCCTGCAGCTCAATCCTCGGACTTTTCTGCCGGAGCAGAACCAGGAAATGCCCCCGCAcctgcccactgccagcgcttCCTTCCCTGTGCACCCCTACTCCTACCAGTCGCCGGGGTTGCCCAGCCCGCCCTACGGAACCATGGACAGCTCCCACGTCTTCCACGTcaagccgccgccgccgcacgcCTACAGCGCCGCGCTGGAGCCCTTCTTTGAAAGCCCCCTGACTGATTGCACCAGCCCTTCCTTTGATGGACCCCTCAGCCCGCCGCTCAGCATCAATGGCAACTTCTCTTTCAAACACGAACCGTCCGCCGAGTTCGAGAAAAATTATGCCTTTACCATGCACTATCCTGCAGCGACCCTGGCAGGGGCCCAAAGCCACGGATCAATCTTCTCGGGCGCCGCTGCCCCTCGCTGTGAGATCCCTATAGACAATATCATGTCCTTCGATAGCCATTCACATCATGAGCGAGTCATGAGTGCCCAGCTCAATGCCATCTTTCACGATTAG